A genome region from Christensenella minuta includes the following:
- a CDS encoding bifunctional folylpolyglutamate synthase/dihydrofolate synthase: protein MQYVHLAGTNAKGSTAQYIADIISREKPCGLFTSPHIISPCERMKIDGEMISQTEYGGYMQRVRGAGEMHLFCVWTHAALAWFEDRSVEYAVIETGLGGRLDPTNIVPAEMQILTPISYDHMAILGNTLTEIAREKCGIIKRDSIVISHPQKEEAMRVIRQTCKGKNARLIVLDEKKISVKESTVTGQRFDFTYDGKHYKNLEIKAISPMQVENACVALMAAAELGMAEKSIRSGLAGAVIPARAQAAGRVVIDGAHNTDAVAELARTVKKHYPHEDITALTAIMRDKDIEGIAEGISSFANRVVCTCAEKKRGLPARELAPYFDHAVTMEDPDYAFREARRLAEQKKGILVVCGSFYLASHALRQLT, encoded by the coding sequence ATGCAATATGTGCATTTGGCAGGGACGAACGCCAAGGGCTCCACGGCACAGTATATCGCCGATATTATTTCCCGGGAGAAGCCCTGCGGCCTGTTTACCTCGCCGCATATCATTTCGCCATGCGAGCGAATGAAGATCGACGGAGAAATGATTTCCCAAACAGAATACGGTGGATACATGCAGCGCGTAAGAGGTGCGGGGGAAATGCACCTCTTTTGCGTTTGGACGCATGCCGCGCTTGCGTGGTTTGAAGACCGGAGCGTTGAATATGCAGTAATCGAAACAGGGCTCGGCGGGCGGCTCGACCCAACGAATATCGTTCCCGCTGAAATGCAGATATTGACGCCGATCAGCTATGACCATATGGCGATCCTCGGAAATACGCTGACAGAAATTGCGCGCGAGAAATGTGGGATTATCAAACGGGATTCCATTGTCATTTCGCATCCGCAAAAAGAAGAAGCCATGCGGGTGATACGGCAGACATGCAAAGGAAAGAACGCGCGGCTGATCGTGCTTGATGAGAAAAAGATCAGCGTGAAGGAGAGCACGGTCACAGGACAGCGTTTTGATTTTACCTATGATGGAAAGCACTATAAGAATCTCGAAATAAAAGCGATATCCCCTATGCAGGTAGAAAATGCATGCGTAGCGCTGATGGCCGCGGCAGAGCTTGGGATGGCCGAAAAATCTATCCGCAGCGGTCTTGCCGGAGCGGTCATTCCTGCGCGCGCGCAGGCGGCGGGGCGCGTCGTAATCGACGGCGCGCACAATACAGACGCGGTCGCAGAACTGGCCCGAACGGTGAAAAAGCACTATCCGCACGAGGATATTACGGCGCTCACTGCGATCATGCGGGACAAAGATATCGAGGGAATCGCGGAAGGGATCAGTAGCTTTGCGAACAGGGTGGTGTGCACGTGTGCCGAAAAAAAGAGGGGACTCCCCGCGAGGGAGCTTGCGCCTTATTTTGACCATGCCGTCACCATGGAAGACCCGGATTATGCCTTTCGGGAGGCCCGGCGCCTGGCAGAGCAAAAAAAAGGCATACTTGTCGTATGCGGCTCTTTTTATCTGGCGTCCCATGCGCTTCGGCAATTAACCTAA
- a CDS encoding DUF4364 family protein, which translates to MKVKPKQTMAHNKLLLLYLLEKSGMALSELQLVRIMTELSFMGYFDLKECIFELEQGGHVYSRTTPQNTVYGITDAGANMLNVLVSDLRLSFRETVDAYLKEHKDELELESQLVGEYIKLAQNEYRVILKVLEHDRTIFEINSIVYSKTEAQKIVDNWRKNAVSIYKDVVLRLG; encoded by the coding sequence ATGAAAGTAAAACCCAAACAAACCATGGCTCATAATAAATTGCTGCTGCTTTACCTGCTCGAAAAAAGCGGTATGGCGCTTTCGGAACTACAGCTTGTCCGTATCATGACCGAGCTTTCGTTTATGGGGTATTTCGATCTCAAGGAGTGCATTTTCGAGCTTGAGCAAGGCGGCCATGTTTATTCCAGGACGACTCCCCAGAATACGGTTTACGGCATTACGGATGCAGGGGCCAATATGCTCAATGTCCTTGTAAGCGATTTGCGTTTGTCCTTTCGCGAAACGGTTGACGCGTACTTGAAGGAGCACAAGGATGAACTGGAGCTTGAATCCCAGCTTGTAGGGGAATATATCAAGCTGGCGCAAAACGAATACCGGGTCATTTTGAAGGTACTGGAGCACGATCGTACGATCTTTGAGATCAACAGCATTGTATATTCCAAGACCGAAGCGCAAAAAATTGTGGATAACTGGCGCAAGAACGCCGTCAGTATTTATAAAGATGTGGTCCTGCGCTTAGGTTAA